A single genomic interval of Camelina sativa cultivar DH55 chromosome 11, Cs, whole genome shotgun sequence harbors:
- the LOC104724758 gene encoding la-related protein 6A isoform X3 — MSSLPLRSAGNMETPSIPAAVPLQAPEDATAVVSQSQSPSHEVDSLPVTGSSDDVVPSEIPSLSPSDDDFDHERNSGEDRDQDHGEGDNLVETDVAVVVSIDELKKKIIRQVEYYFSDENLPTDKFLLNAMKRNKKGFVPIASIATFHKMKKLTRDHAVIVSALKDSSFLVVSSDGKKVKRLSPLPEIRDPKIFTVLVENLPEDHSDENIREIFGKAGSIKSVSICDPNAAEEPEKGCKKEKFIRTRLHAFVEYETVEAAEIAAATLNNEQDWRNGLRVKLLEQAFAQRRPARREVDKDKDTTGRVHDRIGEEKNKKTREHQPHRHHHSDNPADDDGGNHRKEKNGNKGRGGGQGRRQNHQVHGTAPSASSSSHHNHHPVEVSKRPPGPRMPDGTRGFTMGRGKAIPPPPTSAQTNHEV, encoded by the exons AtgtcttctcttcctcttcgcTCCGCCGGCAACATGGAAACCCCTTCCATCCCCGCCGCCGTTCCACTCCAGGCACCAGAAGACGCCACCGCGGTTGTTTCCCAATCGCAATCGCCGTCACATGAAGTTGATTCGTTACCAGTTACTGGATCTTCCGATGATGTTGTTCCCTCCGAGATACCTTCTTTATCTCCGTCGGATGATGATTTTGACCACGAGCGAAATAGCGGCGAGGATCGCGATCAAGATCACGGCGAAGGTGATAATCTGGTTGAGACCGACGTTGCTGTTGTTGTTTCAATCGatgagttgaagaagaagatcattagACAG GTTGAATACTACTTTAGTGATGAGAATTTGCCTACTGACAAATTTCTTCTGAATGCTATGAAGCGAAACAAAAAAGGCTTTg TTCCTATTGCTAGCATTGCTACGTTTCATAAAATGAAGAAGCTTACACGAGACCATGCTGTGATTGTATCAGCCTTAAAGGACTCATCTTTTCTT GTTGTTAGCTCTGATGGGAAGAAGGTAAAGCGGCTGAGTCCTCTTCCTGAGATCAGGGATCCAAAG ATTTTCACTGTTTTGGTAGAAAATTTGCCTGAGGATCATTCAGATGAGAATATTCGGGAGATATTTGGTAAAGCTGGAAG CATAAAAAGTGTTTCCATATGTGATCCAAATGCTGCTGAAGAACCAGAGAAGGGTTGTAAGAAGGAAAAATTCATCAGAACCAGG TTACATGCCTTTGTGGAATATGAAACGGTGGAGGCAGCAGAAATTGCG GCAGCTACATTGAATAATGAGCAAGACTGGAGAAATGGGTTGCGAGTTAAGCTTCTTGAACAAGCA TTTGCACAGAGAAGACCAGCTAGGAGGGAAGTCGATAAAGATAAGGATACTACAGGCCGTGTTCATGATCGAATTggtgaagagaagaacaaaaagacgCGTGAACATCAGCCTCACCGTCACCATCATTCTGATAATCCTGCTGATGAT GATGGTGGCAATCATCGTAAGgagaaaaatggaaacaaagGCAGAGGTGGAGGACAAGGAAGGCGACAGAATCATCAAG TACATGGAACAGCACCAtcagcttcatcatcttcccatcataatcatcatcccGTTGAGGTCTCAAAGCGTCCACCTGGCCCGAGAATGCCTGATGGGACGAGGGGATTCACAATGGGGCGTGGTAAAGCGATCCCTCCTCCTCCCACATCTGCTCAAACCAATCATGAAGTTTGA
- the LOC104724758 gene encoding la-related protein 6A isoform X2: protein MSSLPLRSAGNMETPSIPAAVPLQAPEDATAVVSQSQSPSHEVDSLPVTGSSDDVVPSEIPSLSPSDDDFDHERNSGEDRDQDHGEGDNLVETDVAVVVSIDELKKKIIRQVEYYFSDENLPTDKFLLNAMKRNKKGFVPIASIATFHKMKKLTRDHAVIVSALKDSSFLVVSSDGKKVKRLSPLPEIRDPKIFTVLVENLPEDHSDENIREIFGKAGSIKSVSICDPNAAEEPEKGCKKEKFIRTRLHAFVEYETVEAAEIAAATLNNEQDWRNGLRVKLLEQARRPARREVDKDKDTTGRVHDRIGEEKNKKTREHQPHRHHHSDNPADDDGGNHRKEKNGNKGRGGGQGRRQNHQGGNGFVHGTAPSASSSSHHNHHPVEVSKRPPGPRMPDGTRGFTMGRGKAIPPPPTSAQTNHEV, encoded by the exons AtgtcttctcttcctcttcgcTCCGCCGGCAACATGGAAACCCCTTCCATCCCCGCCGCCGTTCCACTCCAGGCACCAGAAGACGCCACCGCGGTTGTTTCCCAATCGCAATCGCCGTCACATGAAGTTGATTCGTTACCAGTTACTGGATCTTCCGATGATGTTGTTCCCTCCGAGATACCTTCTTTATCTCCGTCGGATGATGATTTTGACCACGAGCGAAATAGCGGCGAGGATCGCGATCAAGATCACGGCGAAGGTGATAATCTGGTTGAGACCGACGTTGCTGTTGTTGTTTCAATCGatgagttgaagaagaagatcattagACAG GTTGAATACTACTTTAGTGATGAGAATTTGCCTACTGACAAATTTCTTCTGAATGCTATGAAGCGAAACAAAAAAGGCTTTg TTCCTATTGCTAGCATTGCTACGTTTCATAAAATGAAGAAGCTTACACGAGACCATGCTGTGATTGTATCAGCCTTAAAGGACTCATCTTTTCTT GTTGTTAGCTCTGATGGGAAGAAGGTAAAGCGGCTGAGTCCTCTTCCTGAGATCAGGGATCCAAAG ATTTTCACTGTTTTGGTAGAAAATTTGCCTGAGGATCATTCAGATGAGAATATTCGGGAGATATTTGGTAAAGCTGGAAG CATAAAAAGTGTTTCCATATGTGATCCAAATGCTGCTGAAGAACCAGAGAAGGGTTGTAAGAAGGAAAAATTCATCAGAACCAGG TTACATGCCTTTGTGGAATATGAAACGGTGGAGGCAGCAGAAATTGCG GCAGCTACATTGAATAATGAGCAAGACTGGAGAAATGGGTTGCGAGTTAAGCTTCTTGAACAAGCA AGAAGACCAGCTAGGAGGGAAGTCGATAAAGATAAGGATACTACAGGCCGTGTTCATGATCGAATTggtgaagagaagaacaaaaagacgCGTGAACATCAGCCTCACCGTCACCATCATTCTGATAATCCTGCTGATGAT GATGGTGGCAATCATCGTAAGgagaaaaatggaaacaaagGCAGAGGTGGAGGACAAGGAAGGCGACAGAATCATCAAGGTGGCAATGGATTTG TACATGGAACAGCACCAtcagcttcatcatcttcccatcataatcatcatcccGTTGAGGTCTCAAAGCGTCCACCTGGCCCGAGAATGCCTGATGGGACGAGGGGATTCACAATGGGGCGTGGTAAAGCGATCCCTCCTCCTCCCACATCTGCTCAAACCAATCATGAAGTTTGA
- the LOC104724758 gene encoding la-related protein 6A isoform X1, translating to MSSLPLRSAGNMETPSIPAAVPLQAPEDATAVVSQSQSPSHEVDSLPVTGSSDDVVPSEIPSLSPSDDDFDHERNSGEDRDQDHGEGDNLVETDVAVVVSIDELKKKIIRQVEYYFSDENLPTDKFLLNAMKRNKKGFVPIASIATFHKMKKLTRDHAVIVSALKDSSFLVVSSDGKKVKRLSPLPEIRDPKIFTVLVENLPEDHSDENIREIFGKAGSIKSVSICDPNAAEEPEKGCKKEKFIRTRLHAFVEYETVEAAEIAAATLNNEQDWRNGLRVKLLEQAFAQRRPARREVDKDKDTTGRVHDRIGEEKNKKTREHQPHRHHHSDNPADDDGGNHRKEKNGNKGRGGGQGRRQNHQGGNGFVHGTAPSASSSSHHNHHPVEVSKRPPGPRMPDGTRGFTMGRGKAIPPPPTSAQTNHEV from the exons AtgtcttctcttcctcttcgcTCCGCCGGCAACATGGAAACCCCTTCCATCCCCGCCGCCGTTCCACTCCAGGCACCAGAAGACGCCACCGCGGTTGTTTCCCAATCGCAATCGCCGTCACATGAAGTTGATTCGTTACCAGTTACTGGATCTTCCGATGATGTTGTTCCCTCCGAGATACCTTCTTTATCTCCGTCGGATGATGATTTTGACCACGAGCGAAATAGCGGCGAGGATCGCGATCAAGATCACGGCGAAGGTGATAATCTGGTTGAGACCGACGTTGCTGTTGTTGTTTCAATCGatgagttgaagaagaagatcattagACAG GTTGAATACTACTTTAGTGATGAGAATTTGCCTACTGACAAATTTCTTCTGAATGCTATGAAGCGAAACAAAAAAGGCTTTg TTCCTATTGCTAGCATTGCTACGTTTCATAAAATGAAGAAGCTTACACGAGACCATGCTGTGATTGTATCAGCCTTAAAGGACTCATCTTTTCTT GTTGTTAGCTCTGATGGGAAGAAGGTAAAGCGGCTGAGTCCTCTTCCTGAGATCAGGGATCCAAAG ATTTTCACTGTTTTGGTAGAAAATTTGCCTGAGGATCATTCAGATGAGAATATTCGGGAGATATTTGGTAAAGCTGGAAG CATAAAAAGTGTTTCCATATGTGATCCAAATGCTGCTGAAGAACCAGAGAAGGGTTGTAAGAAGGAAAAATTCATCAGAACCAGG TTACATGCCTTTGTGGAATATGAAACGGTGGAGGCAGCAGAAATTGCG GCAGCTACATTGAATAATGAGCAAGACTGGAGAAATGGGTTGCGAGTTAAGCTTCTTGAACAAGCA TTTGCACAGAGAAGACCAGCTAGGAGGGAAGTCGATAAAGATAAGGATACTACAGGCCGTGTTCATGATCGAATTggtgaagagaagaacaaaaagacgCGTGAACATCAGCCTCACCGTCACCATCATTCTGATAATCCTGCTGATGAT GATGGTGGCAATCATCGTAAGgagaaaaatggaaacaaagGCAGAGGTGGAGGACAAGGAAGGCGACAGAATCATCAAGGTGGCAATGGATTTG TACATGGAACAGCACCAtcagcttcatcatcttcccatcataatcatcatcccGTTGAGGTCTCAAAGCGTCCACCTGGCCCGAGAATGCCTGATGGGACGAGGGGATTCACAATGGGGCGTGGTAAAGCGATCCCTCCTCCTCCCACATCTGCTCAAACCAATCATGAAGTTTGA